One Carcharodon carcharias isolate sCarCar2 chromosome 1, sCarCar2.pri, whole genome shotgun sequence DNA window includes the following coding sequences:
- the fgf5 gene encoding fibroblast growth factor 5, with translation MRLHCLVLLFLNHTVRCSSGQSEQVASAELLRGTTNESSTAMQSRRSLRNMYQWNRSGPRTGRLYCRVGIGFHLQIQPDGKVSGSHEANLFSILEIFAVSQGIVGIRGIFSNRFLAMNKKGKLYATTKFTNECIFKERYQENSYNTYASATYKSENNNREWYVALNKRGKVKMGNSPRVKPQHISTHFLPRFKQSEKEKTFKITRKVAEKKTAPKPPPSPSVRRKNTSVVRYRPKFRFG, from the exons ATGCGCCTTCACTGCCTCGTCCTCCTCTTCCTGAATCACACCGTCCGCTGCTCTTCTGGGCAGAGCGAGCAGGTAGCGTCCGCAGAACTACTTCGGGGTACAACAAACGAGAGCTCCACAGCCATGCAGAGCCGTAGATCACTCAGGAACATGTACCAATGGAATAGGTCTGGGCCCCGCACTGGAAGACTTTATTGTAGAGTTGGAATTGGTTTTCATTTGCAGATTCAGCCTGATGGCAAAGTCAGTGGCTCGCATGAAGCCAATCTATTCA GTATTTTGGAGATATTCGCCGTGTCTCAGGGGATAGTGGGAATTCGGGGAATTTTTAGCAACCGATTTTTAGCGATGAATAAGAAGGGGAAACTCTACGCAACT ACCAAGTTTACAAATGAATGCATTTTCAAGGAGAGGTATCAAGAGAACAGTTACAACACTTACGCCTCGGCCACTTACAAAAGCGAAAACAATAACCGAGAGTGGTATGTGGCTTTAAATAAACGCGGTAAGGTTAAAATGGGGAACAGCCCGCGGGTGAAACCTCAGCACATTTCTACACATTTCCTTCCAAGGTTCAAACAGTCTGAGAAAGAAAAGACCTTCAAAATTACCAGAAAAGTCGCAGAGAAAAAAACGGCACCCAAGCCACCTCCTTCACCGAGCGTCCGCAGGAAGAATACAAGCGTTGTCAGATATCGGCCAAAGTTTCGATTTGGATAG